The nucleotide window ACTAATAAATTAGAAGTATCATTTATATCTTTTTTAGGCGTTTCATTAGTTCTAAACATATTACCTGTATTTGTCAATAGCCAATTTATATTTATATTGAATACTTTATTCAAATTATTAATAATCTTAAATGGCAATTCAACTTGACCTTTTTCATATTTTGAGATTAAATTTTGTGAAGTTTCCAATTTTTCAGCAAATTCAGTTTGATTTAATCCCAAAATCTTCCTAATATTAAGAAAGTTATTATTTATACTCATTATATTAATAATCCTATTGACATTTATTATTGTTTTGAATATAATTATTCAATAAGTTAATAAACTTACATTTATTTACATTTTAGCCTTTAAGGATACCTAAAAATCCATTAAAAAGTGGATTTTCATACTCTTTTATAGGTGTAGGTTTATTTCATAAAAATAATAAAAAAGGATAAAAATGAATGAAAATCTACTCACTAAAGAAGAATTAGCTGTAAGACTTAATTTATCTGTCTATGAAGTAGAACAATTAAGAAAAACAAAAAATATGCCTTACACCAAAATTGGAAGAGTATATAGATATGACCTAGAAATAGTTTCAAAGTTTATTAAAACTTTATCTTCTACAAATGAAAAGAAAAAATCAGGTAATTAAAAATGAAACTATATGAGACAAATAATAGCTTAGAAAATATGCTTAAAAATTTAAAAATTGAAGAAACTCTCATTAATCAAATAATTATTAGATATTCAACGAGTAAGCTGACTAAAACTTTTGTAGAAGAACTAAAAAAACAAAAAGAAGATGAAAATCCAATAAATTTAATTTTACATTTTTTCCTTCTAGCTGACAAAATGAAACCTATAACTTGTGATAAAAAAACTCTTTCAAAACTTACTGGACTTTCTGAAA belongs to Arcobacter defluvii and includes:
- a CDS encoding helix-turn-helix domain-containing protein; the encoded protein is MSINNNFLNIRKILGLNQTEFAEKLETSQNLISKYEKGQVELPFKIINNLNKVFNININWLLTNTGNMFRTNETPKKDINDTSNLLVENKSLFKDELLNDIQKLSQKRQEYYYHRIKADLIEDELKSD
- a CDS encoding helix-turn-helix domain-containing protein, with amino-acid sequence MNENLLTKEELAVRLNLSVYEVEQLRKTKNMPYTKIGRVYRYDLEIVSKFIKTLSSTNEKKKSGN